A single region of the Halopiger xanaduensis SH-6 genome encodes:
- the nikR gene encoding nickel-responsive transcriptional regulator NikR, producing MAVVSVSMPDELLERLDQFADEHGYTGRSEVVREASRNLLGEFEDTRLEDRDLMGIVTVLFDYETTSVEERMMHLRHEHEDLVASNFHSHVGDHHCMELFVLEGELEDISTFVGKIRATQDALTIDYSVTPVDGFDPIAQDG from the coding sequence GATGCCCGACGAACTCCTCGAGCGACTCGACCAGTTCGCCGACGAGCACGGCTACACCGGCCGCAGCGAGGTCGTCCGCGAGGCTTCCCGAAACTTGCTCGGCGAGTTCGAGGACACCCGACTCGAGGATCGAGACCTGATGGGGATCGTCACCGTCCTCTTCGACTACGAGACGACCAGCGTCGAGGAGCGAATGATGCACCTGCGCCACGAGCACGAAGACCTCGTGGCTTCGAACTTCCACAGCCACGTCGGCGACCACCACTGCATGGAACTGTTCGTCCTCGAGGGCGAACTCGAGGACATCTCGACGTTCGTCGGGAAGATCCGCGCGACCCAGGACGCGCTGACGATCGACTACTCGGTGACGCCGGTCGACGGCTTCGATCCGATCGCACAGGACGGATAA